A genomic segment from Chitinophaga flava encodes:
- a CDS encoding LytR/AlgR family response regulator transcription factor — MMRCIAVDDEQLVRELLEDNIRQIPFLQLVATCKNALEAMEVLQKESVDLIFLDIQMPRLSGLQFLQSLKHPPLVILVTAYEKYALEGYNLQVVDYLLKPFSFERFLKACNRANELFRLQQTPVPVKTLTDFFVNVEYTQVKVVVDDIEYIEGLKDYIKIHLSSSPKPILTRMTMKAIMEKLPVEAFVRTHKSYLVAVKKITAVKRDLVCVGEKEIPVSDFFKENINRIVAGPEN, encoded by the coding sequence ATGATGCGTTGTATTGCTGTAGATGATGAACAACTGGTGCGGGAACTGTTGGAAGACAATATCCGACAGATACCTTTCCTGCAACTGGTGGCTACCTGTAAAAACGCACTGGAGGCCATGGAAGTGTTGCAAAAGGAATCTGTAGACCTGATCTTCCTGGATATACAGATGCCTCGTCTCAGCGGCCTGCAATTCCTGCAGTCGCTGAAACACCCGCCACTGGTGATTCTGGTGACTGCCTATGAAAAATATGCACTGGAAGGCTATAATTTGCAGGTAGTCGATTATCTGCTGAAACCCTTTAGCTTCGAACGTTTCCTCAAAGCCTGCAACCGCGCCAACGAACTATTCCGTTTACAACAAACCCCTGTGCCTGTTAAAACGTTAACTGACTTTTTTGTCAATGTGGAATACACACAAGTGAAAGTCGTTGTAGACGATATTGAATATATAGAAGGGTTAAAAGACTATATCAAAATCCACCTGTCATCTTCTCCCAAACCCATACTCACACGCATGACCATGAAAGCAATCATGGAAAAATTGCCTGTTGAAGCTTTTGTCCGCACACATAAATCCTATCTGGTGGCCGTGAAAAAAATTACGGCTGTCAAACGTGATCTGGTTTGTGTGGGTGAAAAAGAAATTCCTGTCAGCGATTTTTTCAAAGAGAATATCAACCGTATTGTAGCAGGTCCTGAAAATTAA
- a CDS encoding sensor histidine kinase, with translation MKAFPTSAYINVILHALIWGMLLFLPYAVSSAESNYSIGPIPGPFFTIAGVIHMAIFYGNAFYLYPRLMNRRYWWLYIIAVLLMLIVSFQLKYRIMAWWFPELLKNTAAYRFVFAPSVAVFIISLVYRKILDRIYEEKKQKEKEAAQLATELKFLRSQISPHFLFNVLTNLVSLARKKSDRLETSLIMLSELMRYMLYDAGGTKVALSKEVDYLNSYIALQQLRFGSDVTIECDTPPAAALEGYMIEPMLLIPFVENAFKHGTGVLDPVIHIRLSVVREDVLTFEVENQYDPVQDISKDESSGIGLVNVKSRLELLYRDHYHLTVNDDHNRFHIHLTLKLI, from the coding sequence ATATTAACGTGATACTGCATGCACTCATCTGGGGCATGCTGTTGTTCCTGCCGTATGCAGTATCTTCTGCCGAAAGTAATTATAGCATAGGCCCTATTCCCGGACCTTTCTTTACCATTGCCGGTGTGATCCATATGGCCATATTTTATGGCAATGCTTTTTATCTGTATCCACGGTTGATGAACCGGCGTTATTGGTGGCTGTATATTATTGCCGTTCTCCTGATGCTGATAGTTTCTTTTCAGTTGAAATACCGGATTATGGCGTGGTGGTTTCCGGAGCTCCTGAAGAACACCGCTGCCTATCGTTTTGTATTTGCGCCCTCTGTGGCAGTGTTTATTATCAGCCTGGTATACCGAAAGATACTCGATCGCATATACGAAGAAAAAAAGCAGAAAGAAAAAGAGGCCGCGCAACTGGCTACAGAACTGAAGTTTCTGCGTTCGCAGATCAGCCCGCATTTTCTTTTTAACGTGCTGACCAACCTGGTGTCACTGGCCCGAAAAAAATCCGACAGATTGGAAACTTCTCTGATTATGTTATCAGAGCTGATGCGTTATATGCTGTATGATGCAGGCGGAACCAAAGTAGCACTGTCAAAGGAAGTTGACTATCTCAACAGTTATATTGCCTTGCAGCAGCTTCGTTTTGGCAGTGATGTAACGATCGAATGTGATACGCCTCCAGCTGCCGCGCTGGAAGGTTATATGATAGAACCTATGCTGCTCATCCCTTTTGTGGAAAACGCTTTCAAACATGGTACCGGCGTATTGGATCCTGTTATTCATATCCGGCTGTCTGTTGTTAGGGAAGATGTGCTTACCTTTGAAGTGGAGAATCAATACGATCCGGTACAGGATATCAGTAAGGATGAGAGTTCCGGTATAGGACTGGTCAATGTCAAATCAAGGCTGGAGCTGTTGTACCGTGATCACTACCATCTGACTGTCAATGATGATCATAACCGGTTTCATATTCACCTAACGTTGAAGCTTATATGA